From the genome of Nitrospiraceae bacterium:
TCTTTTATTGCCTGGCTTATTATTGTTGTAACAAGCTTAACAATAGGAGTGTCCTCAACTGATGAGTCAGATGCCGATGTAAGAATCTTTTCTCTTTCAGGAGAAAAAGTATCGGCTGCTCTTACAACCTCATCTATCATTTCCCCGCCTCTATAGTATTTGTCTAGTGTTCTCATGAGTTCTGTTTCTTCTGAGATGACTGTGTCAACCGACATTTTTGTGATGCGGATTATTTCATCAACAGCAAATACATCAAGAGGATCGGCCATTGCTATTACCAACTTGCCTTTATTGATTTCAATCGGCAGGAGTCTGTATTTTCTTGCAGCAGATTCAGGAATTTTGGCGATAACCTCAGGAGCTATAGAAAGAAGCTTCAGCTCCTTAAAAGGCATTCCAAGCTGTTTACTTAAAGCCTTTGCAATAACATCTTCTGTAAGATAACCGAGACTTACAAGTGTTTCGCCAAGTCTTTTGCCAATGCGCTTCTGCTCTTGCATTGCCTTGTCGCGCTGTTCTGAAGTGATTACGCCTGCTTCAATAAGCAATTCACCAAGAAATCTTTTTTTAAGCGCCATTTTTGCCTCCTGGGTTTTCTTTTGAAGAGTTGTCTTCTTTAGCTCCCGGGTATTTTTTGGAAGAACCGACCCCTAGCAAATCAAAGGTTATACTCATGCCATAATCACCGGGTTTTTTGTTAAAGCTTACTGTTATTCCCCAGCACTGTTTTTGATAGCGCATTTTCATAGCGAAATCTCTTAATCCGCCTCTTCTAGCATCATACCAGAGAGTAGTATCGGTAGACAAGTTTTTAGAGATACTATAATTTATCCCCATGTTGTAAGAAAGTATATCTTCGATTTTGTTATATCTTTCACCAAATGAAATCGTTAGCGCTTTGGTTACATTTACTGATGCGCTTGAATTTAAAGTATCAAAATCACCAGTATATGTGTTATATGAAGCATCCCCTCTCAGGGATATAGGTCTTCCAAGGGACACTGCAACGTTAATTGGAGAAAATGGCTTGTCTGTAATATAGGAGTTATATGATTCAGATATAGTCATAGTGAAAAACTCTCCGTCTTTATCAAACAATCGGTTTGTTATAGAAAGTGCAGTGGTTGACTGCTTTGTATACTGCTCAGTAGAATCAAATAGAGGCAGGTTGGTTTTTTCTCTATTCAGCTTAGGACTGAATGTATAGCCTAGCGATGGTTCTATTGCATGAGTAAAGGTGCTGTATTGTTTAGTTATACGTGATGTGCCTGTGACATTGTAATCAAAAAATTCCCTGCTTATTAAATCTTTATATCCTTCGCTTTCATTGTGGGTAAGTGAATAAGCAGTTTCTCTTAATCCAAGATTCTGAAATATGACCACCTTATCTCCAAAAGAATGGGAAAGTTTCGGATATATATCAATGCGCTCGCCTCTTGGCCCCTCATCTCTTGCAAAATTTGCTACAGAGGAAGTAAGAGAAAAAAGCAGCGGGCCTATTTTTTGTGGGTTAAGAACAAATCCAACTTCAGGAAGTCTCTGTACTACTGATGCGTTAGTGCTTTCTGTGTTCAGGTCCTGATAATACTGAGACATTATATAAATACGGGAAATCTCATCGGAATATGATATCTCACCAGCTGATTGGGTAAATCTTGTTATGCGGTCTTCTCTAATTTTGTTGTACTCAATAGAATTGTTATATTCAGCGTAAAAATCTTTTTTATTGAGAAGGTGAAGGTTCCAGTATGCTGAAAATCCGCTTTCATTCCTTATTTCATGAGAAGATTTTAATTCGTAAAAATCTTTTAACAAATAGTTATCTCTTATATGATACAGCCAGTGATTGCCTTCTATTCCTCCAAGTCCCAGATAACGGTATTCAAGTCCTTCGCCAAATCCTCTTTTTGAGTAATAGTCAAGCACAACAGTTGCATCTTTATTATCATCAATTGCCCAGAAATATGGTTGTCTATATGATAAGCCTTTTTTCCCACCATATCCAACGACAGGCGTTAGAAGTCCGCTTGTTCTTTCAGTAACAACAGGAGCCCATAGATATGGAGTGTAAAAGACAGGGGTATTATTAATATTAAATGTCGCGCTGTTGGCCTTAAGCCTGTCTCCTATTATTACTTCAACATTATTTCCTTTAAAGCACCAGTCAGGAGGATCCGAATCACATGTTGTTATAGAGGCATCTTTAAGAAAATATTCATTGTCACTTTTCTTTATTATCTCTTTACCCGACACTCTGGAGGAATCTTTCTTGGAAAAAAACTCTGCATTATAGAATACCCCTTTTTTTGTATCCATGTTCACTTCTGCTTTTTCCGCCTTTAGCCTGATCTCAGGGGTTTCATATGAAACATTGCCTTCTGCATAAATCATTGATTCTTTTTCGTCGTATTTTATTTCGTTGGCTTGGACTGTTATGTTTTCCTGTGTTATTTTTACAGAGCCTTTTGCATGATAAAATCCTGTTTCTTTGTCATATTCAAGAGAATCTGAAGTTATTGACACAGGGATATTTGCTGCTGAACACTCGAGGGAATAAATTGCTAGAGATAAATAAACAGCAGATAAAAATACAATTAATGTTAGGAAATAATTTATCTGTTTATTTTTTTTCATATAGTTTCCCTTAGTTTTGACAACACAGCTTTTTCCCCGAGAATCTCCTTTGCCTCACCTATTGTATAAAAAGAACCTGTAATAACGATCAGGTCTCCATTTCCCCATATATTTGCTGCCAAGTATACAGCGTCTTTAATGTTCTTCGCTTTTGTGTACTTGAATCCAAGCGATTCTGCCTCCTCTGTCAGTTTATCAGGAGATGCCGCCCTGTCAAAATCCGGCGCAGTGAGTATTATATCTGATGCAAGCGGTAAAAGATGCGCAAGTATTTCTTTTATATCCTTGTCAGCCATTATGCCTAAAATTAATATTATTCTTTTGTATTTTTTCAGAAACAGATTCTTCAAAGATTCCGCCAGTCGGCCGGCAGCAGATGAATTATGCGCTCCATCAATTAAAATAGACGGATTTGCTGATATCATCTCCATCCTTCCTGGCCACTTAACTTCTCTCAGGCCTTTTTTTATGGCGCTCACAGTCATTTTCTTTTTATATGCAGGATTTTTTTTAATAAAAATTTCGCATGTCTTTAGAGCAACGGCTGCATTTATAAGCTGGTGCCTGCCAGCAAGAGGAATCGTTATTTTATCCATAGCAGCTTCTCCGCTGTAATCAAACACACTTTCTGTTGTATCTTCTTTCAGCGGCTTAAAAATAAAATCTCTTCCGTATATGAATAACTCGGAGCGCTGCTCACTGGCTTTTCTCATTATGACCTCGCGCACTGATTTATCGATTGCCAATGTTACAACAGGCATTTCCTCTTTTATTATTCCTGCCTTTTCTGCTGCAATCTCTTTGAGGGTATTGCCTAGAAATGATTTGTGGTCATAACTTATTTCTGTGATCACTGATACCTTTGGTATAAGAATATTTGTTGCATCCAGTCTGCCGCCCATCCCAGCTTCAACAACTGCAATATCAATATTCTCATTTTTGAAATAAAGGAATCCCATTGCAGTGATAAATTCAAAAAATGTTGGTGTAAGCGTTGTTTTGGAAATGGCATCTCTTATTTTTTCAGTAAGCTTCACAACTTCCTTTTCAGTTATCTCTTTGCTGTTTATTCTGATTCTCTCCGTGAAACTTACAAGATGTGGAGATGTAAAAAGTCCTGTCTTAAATCCAGCAGCATGAAATATCGATGCCAGCATGGCGGCAGTAGAGCCTTTTCCGTTAGTGCCTGCAATATGAATTGAGGCAAAACTTTTTTGAGGATCGCCCAATATGTATAGAAGTTCAGTTATATTCGCCAGCCCGAACTTTATCCCATATTTTTGAAGGCTATAAAGATAATCAATGCTATCCCTGTAGCTCATAAATGCCATATTTTACATAAAAATTAATAAAGTAAGAAGAATAATTTTGCAGAAAAAATCGAGAAGAGATATGATTAATTCATGTATTATATTCAGTAAATATATTGGATATTCCTGAATTTTGGTAATATTTTAACAGATGGAGAAACAATGAACCAAAATGTGAAAATGTACACGCTCAGCACATGCAGCCACTGCAAGGCAGCAAAAAAGCTTTTGAATGATTTTAATGTAAAATACGAATTTGTTGATGTTGATTTGGCTGAAGGAGAAGAGCAGGAGGCTGTAATAAATGAAGTAAAAAAATATAATGCGCGCCTTACATTTCCTACGATTCTTATTGGCGATAAGGTTATAGTGGGATATCAGGAAGACAAGATCAAAGAGGCTCTGAAAATATCATGACAGCAGAACAGCTTTACGATATTTTAAAAAAATCACAGGAACCGCAGGGCTATTTTTTTAACAAAGACAGAGAAAGGGTCTTTGATCTCCTTAAATCACTTCTTATTAATAAAGGTCGTTATGGTTATATGTCTTGTCCATGCAGGCTTGCGTCAGGTAAACAGGAAAAAGACAAAGACATAATCTGTCCGTGTGTTTATCGTTCAGCGGATGTTGCAGAGTTTGGAAGCTGTTATTGCAATCTTTATGTTTCAAAGGAATGGAATGAAGGTAAGATTCCTTATATATATGTGCCTGAAAGAAGACCAGTGGAAAAGATGGGATTTTAAAATTGAAATAAGAAAAAATACTATCACAGGATGGGGTGCAAACCATGGGAGAGCTTTTGAAAATACGTCTTGCCAGAATCCAATCGATCTTTGCGGAATTTTTTGGACTGGGGCGCACAGCATCGCTCAGCGCAATTATTCTGATAAGCCTTATTATGATCCTTGCTGTTTACTGGTTCTTTCATTCTGCTCCGCCTAAAACCATTATCATTACGAGCGGTCAAGAAGGCAGTCTTTTTTACAAAAACGCTGAGAAATATGCAAAGATACTGGCACGTAATGGCGTAAAATTAAAGATCATCCCGTCACAAGGCTCACTTGAAAATCTCAAAAGGCTCTCTGATCCGTCATTCCGTGTTGATGTTGGATTTGTTCAAGGCGGATTGGCAGCTGGCATTAATACCGAAAATATTGTCTCGCTCGGGAGTATTTTTTATGAACCTCTGAGAATTTTTTATATATCAGCTAAGCCTATCGATCTTCTTTCACAATTTGAAGGCAAGAGAATTGCAATAGGTGAAGAGGGCAGCGGCACAAGAGCTGTGGCTTTGGCTTTGTTGGCAGCCAATGGCATCAAACCGAACGGCTCTGCAAAGCTGCTGAATATTGACGGAGAAGACGCAGCAAAAGCGCTTCTTGAGGGCAAAGCTGATGCCATATTTTTAATGGCTGATTCTGCTTCTGGAGACATAATGCGCAAGCTCATGAGAGCCCCCAGTGTGAAGCTTTTTAATTTTACTCAAGCCGACGGCTACACACGCCGCATTCGGTATCTGAGCAAGCTTTATCTGCCTAAGGGAACCCTTGACTTCGGGAAAAATCTCCCTGCACAGGATGTTTATCTTGTCAGCCCAACAGTCGAACTTATTGTACGTGCAGATATTCATCCTGCTCTTTCAGATTTACTGCTTGAGGCAGCACGCGAAATACACGGACGAGCTGGGTTGTTTCAGAAGAAAGGAGAATTTCCTGCTCCAATAGAAAATGAATTTCGCATTAGCGATGACGCAGCGCGTTTTTATAAATCAGGGAAAAGTTTTCTGTATCGTTATCTCCCGTTCTGGCTCGCGAGTCTTGTGAACAGAATACTGGTGGTGTTTGTGCCTCTAATTATTCTATTGATTCCAGGGTTTAGAATAATCCCGGCGCTGTACAGATGGAAAATAAAGTTAAGCATTTATCGTTGGTATCGTGCTTTGTTGAGGCTGGAGCAGGATATCCTCATGCGTTCAACAACAGAAAAAAATGAAGAAATATTGGGCAGGCTTGATAATATCGAGAAGGCGGTCAACAGCATGAAAGTGCCTGTGTCTTTTGCTGAACAGTTTTATGTGCTGCGCGGACACATTGGTTTTGTCCGCAGCCGTCTAACAAACAGCATAAGTTGTACTGAGTAAAGAGAATAAAATAAAAACGAATTTCTGATTAATAAGCTTCTCTACGAGTCATTGACCGAAAGTTACCGAATTAGTGTCGTTGCGGCTCGTGCCGGGAGTATGAACAACCGTCCCCTTTTCTGTTTTTTTGAATTGCATCACACCGCGCCTGTCAAGAAAAC
Proteins encoded in this window:
- a CDS encoding ABC transporter substrate-binding protein, whose product is MGELLKIRLARIQSIFAEFFGLGRTASLSAIILISLIMILAVYWFFHSAPPKTIIITSGQEGSLFYKNAEKYAKILARNGVKLKIIPSQGSLENLKRLSDPSFRVDVGFVQGGLAAGINTENIVSLGSIFYEPLRIFYISAKPIDLLSQFEGKRIAIGEEGSGTRAVALALLAANGIKPNGSAKLLNIDGEDAAKALLEGKADAIFLMADSASGDIMRKLMRAPSVKLFNFTQADGYTRRIRYLSKLYLPKGTLDFGKNLPAQDVYLVSPTVELIVRADIHPALSDLLLEAAREIHGRAGLFQKKGEFPAPIENEFRISDDAARFYKSGKSFLYRYLPFWLASLVNRILVVFVPLIILLIPGFRIIPALYRWKIKLSIYRWYRALLRLEQDILMRSTTEKNEEILGRLDNIEKAVNSMKVPVSFAEQFYVLRGHIGFVRSRLTNSISCTE
- a CDS encoding glutaredoxin family protein codes for the protein MNQNVKMYTLSTCSHCKAAKKLLNDFNVKYEFVDVDLAEGEEQEAVINEVKKYNARLTFPTILIGDKVIVGYQEDKIKEALKIS
- a CDS encoding bifunctional folylpolyglutamate synthase/dihydrofolate synthase, yielding MSYRDSIDYLYSLQKYGIKFGLANITELLYILGDPQKSFASIHIAGTNGKGSTAAMLASIFHAAGFKTGLFTSPHLVSFTERIRINSKEITEKEVVKLTEKIRDAISKTTLTPTFFEFITAMGFLYFKNENIDIAVVEAGMGGRLDATNILIPKVSVITEISYDHKSFLGNTLKEIAAEKAGIIKEEMPVVTLAIDKSVREVIMRKASEQRSELFIYGRDFIFKPLKEDTTESVFDYSGEAAMDKITIPLAGRHQLINAAVALKTCEIFIKKNPAYKKKMTVSAIKKGLREVKWPGRMEMISANPSILIDGAHNSSAAGRLAESLKNLFLKKYKRIILILGIMADKDIKEILAHLLPLASDIILTAPDFDRAASPDKLTEEAESLGFKYTKAKNIKDAVYLAANIWGNGDLIVITGSFYTIGEAKEILGEKAVLSKLRETI